One Streptococcus sp. zg-86 DNA window includes the following coding sequences:
- a CDS encoding metal-dependent transcriptional regulator produces MTPNKEDYLKCIYEISTRTPKITNKEIAEKMQVSPPAVTEMAKRMIDEKLIQKDKQAGYLLTPLGHQTIARLYRKHRLIEVFLLEHLGYTTNQLHEEAEVLEHTVSDYFIEQLDTFLGYPQTCPHGGTIPQKDQLLTEQYQQTLEEVTQSGKYQLMRIHDSFPLLQYLEQVDLAINDTFTVQQIDTFTQSILIECKNQKIAIPFAIAKELYIEAQ; encoded by the coding sequence ATGACTCCTAATAAAGAAGATTATTTAAAGTGTATCTACGAAATTAGTACACGTACCCCCAAAATTACCAATAAAGAAATCGCTGAAAAGATGCAGGTTTCCCCACCTGCTGTGACTGAAATGGCCAAGCGGATGATTGATGAAAAGCTGATTCAAAAAGATAAACAGGCTGGCTATCTCCTTACTCCACTAGGCCATCAGACAATTGCACGCCTTTACCGCAAGCATCGCCTAATTGAGGTCTTTCTCCTTGAACACCTTGGGTATACCACCAATCAGCTTCACGAAGAAGCTGAGGTATTAGAACATACGGTGTCTGATTACTTTATCGAGCAACTAGATACCTTTCTGGGCTACCCTCAAACTTGTCCACACGGTGGCACAATTCCCCAAAAAGATCAGCTTTTAACCGAGCAATACCAACAAACCTTAGAAGAAGTCACACAATCTGGAAAGTATCAATTGATGCGTATCCACGACTCTTTCCCACTCCTTCAGTACCTAGAGCAGGTTGATTTAGCCATAAATGATACCTTCACCGTACAACAAATCGATACCTTCACCCAAAGCATTCTGATTGAATGCAAGAACCAAAAGATTGCCATTCCCTTTGCCATCGCAAAAGAATTATACATCGAAGCACAGTAA